In Oryza sativa Japonica Group chromosome 2, ASM3414082v1, the following are encoded in one genomic region:
- the LOC4329194 gene encoding glycosyltransferase BC10-like gives MVTKNVQQQQQHRVDVVVPVPAMVVAAMASPCPANKLLRGAIQLAFGFALGIAVAIYLIGSATPAAVPGGSSLELFFPLPPPAAASTANLSAVRQKQPPTPSPEAEKTTTAIKSQSWPADDASGGNSTADQAGGGFVDISDEELMKLAAAAPREVRTGGGGGPRPKVAFLFLTRWDLPMAPLWEKFFEGHRGLYSVYVHTDPAFNGSDPGEASVFYRRTIPSKEVKWGEISMVEAERRLLAHALLDQANARFILLSESHVPLFDFPTVYSYLINSTTKIYLESYDLPGVTGRGRYKRSMSPVVTAAQWRKGSQWFEVDRGLAADVITDDVYFPVFARHCSRNCYADEHYLPTFLGIRHPSRVTNRSVTWVDWSHGGPHPARFTRMEVTPDFLRWLRAGAGTTCDYNGATTTVCFLFARKFLPNSLTRFLRFAPKVMGFG, from the exons ATGGTCACCAAGAAtgttcagcagcagcagcagcatcgtgTAGATGTAGTGGTGCCTGTTCCTGCTATGGTGGTGGCAGCCATGGCGAGCCCCTGCCCCGCCAATAAGCTCCTCCGCGGCGCAATCCAGCTCGCCTTCGGGTTCGCGCTcggcatcgccgtcgccatctaCCTCATTGGGTCAGCGACGCCTGCCGCCGTCCCCGGAGGATCATCCCTCGagctcttcttccctctcccgccgccggccgccgcgtcgaCGGCGAACCTGTCGGCGGTCCGGCAGAAGCAGCCGCCGACTCCAtcgccggaggcggagaagacgacgacggcgatcaaGTCCCAGTCGTGGCCGGCGGACGACGCTTCAGGCGGCAACAGCACCGCCGATCAGGCAGGCGGAGGATTCGTGGATATTAGCGACGAGGAGCTGATGAagctggcggcagcggcgccgagGGAGGtgaggacgggcggcggcggcggcccgaggCCGAAGGTGGCGTTCCTGTTCCTGACGAGGTGGGACCTTCCGATGGCGCCGCTGTGGGAGAAGTTCTTCGAGGGGCACCGCGGGCTCTACTCCGTCTACGTGCACACCGACCCGGCGTTCAACGGCTCCGACCCCGGCGAGGCCTCCGTCTTCTACCGCCGCACTATCCCCAGCAAG gAAGTTAAATGGGGCGAGATAAGCATGGTGGAAGCCGAGCGGCGTCTCCTGGCGCACGCGCTGCTGGACCAGGCCAACGCCCGGTTCATCCTCCTGTCGGAGTCGCACGTCCCGCTCTTCGACTTCCCCACGGTCTACTCGTACCTCATCAACTCCACCACCAAGATATACCTCGAGTCCTACGACTTGCCAGGCGTGACGGGGCGCGGCCGGTACAAACGCAGCATGAGCCCCGTCGTCACTGCCGCACAGTGGCGCAAGGGCTCGCAGTGGTTCGAGGTGGACAggggcctcgccgccgacgtcatCACCGACGATGTCTACTTCCCTGTGTTCGCGAGGCACTGCAGCCGTAATTGCTACGCCGACGAGCACTACCTGCCCACGTTCCTGGGCATCCGCCACCCGTCGCGCGTCACCAACCGGAGCGTGACGTGGGTCGACTGGTCCCACGGGGGCCCGCACCCGGCGAGGTTCACGAGGATGGAGGTCACGCCGGACTTCCTCCGGTGGCTTAGGGCCGGGGCCGGGACTACGTGCGACTACAATGGCGCCACCACGACGGTCTGCTTCCTGTTCGCGAGGAAGTTCCTGCCCAACTCGCTCACCAGGTTCCTCAGATTCGCTCCAAAGGTCATGGGCTTTGGATGA